The Ananas comosus cultivar F153 linkage group 6, ASM154086v1, whole genome shotgun sequence genome segment atataatacaaaaaaaaaaaaaaaacaccatatCCAGAAGAAGTTTACTGATAACATATCAGTTGATGTAGTCATTAGGAGGGGAAAGAACTTCTTGGTGCGAGAAATAGAATGCATAAGTAATAGTACATAAATGAAGTTCCTCTTATACAAGTGTTCGGGAAAAATCTCTTGCAGAAAATTTTTCATGCGAAAGCGCGATTATTCGCCTGTTCCAGTGATCTTTTTCTTCAACGCTTCGATATCTTCCGCCAATTCTTTTCTGCTTTGCTGCAAAAACCAGAAGAGGACGAATTGTCAGAATAAAATCAAAGAGAAAGATAATGCAAGAACATAAGATTTAGCGCGAAGCGCATCAAGTTTTATGACCAAAAAGAATATGCTCTTATGCCATTCATTTCAAATTATATTAGTTTCCAACCAATTTCATCAAATTCTAGCCTTTCAAGTCAACAGAATTTGAGTAATTACTCAGCAAAAACAGCTGTAACTCATGCCGtattattccaaaaaaatatacaaataaaaagattGCATTAGAGGCTTACCTTGAAGAGGAGGTAGCGGTACACGAACCATCCAGTGTATCCAAGCCCCACTAGTTCCATGATCTTGGGAAGCTACAAAGAGAATAgaacaggggaaaaaaaattggagaaaaatcacataatttgatattatatggagcaagtacgaaaaaaaaaaaaagatttaagagAGAACAGTGTACCAATGGAACAGAGTTAATGGCTCCGACGACGACAGAAGAGAGCCAAACTGCGACTATCGCGCCTCCACCGTATAAAAAGACGGTGGATTTGTTCTCAATAGAATCCCACTGTACTTTTACGACATCAGTTAAAGATACGTATAATGCAGCGCAAAGAGATTGCGGAGTATGAGATTTGGGTGCAGTACCTTCTCCTTTAAATCGGCGAGGAGCTCATCCGTTTGAATGGAACTCGGTGTCTCCTCCGACGAAGAGGTGGCTCTAACTTGGAGCAAAGAGAACCTCTGTGTTTCTGTTTTACAAGACTTACGTAAGTAAATAATAACGTAAATAATATTCGAATTCAGAATCTCTTACTGCTGGAGGTAACCTCGGAAGCAAGGGGCCAAGACGGGGGAAAgggtggaggaagaggaaggagcgGCGGAGATAGAGCGCC includes the following:
- the LOC109711660 gene encoding protein CURVATURE THYLAKOID 1A, chloroplastic-like, with the protein product MVVATAYSTAVLGGAWLPTPGSVAPRSLLLPPLPRRSISAAPSSSSTLSPVLAPCFRETQRFSLLQVRATSSSEETPSSIQTDELLADLKEKWDSIENKSTVFLYGGGAIVAVWLSSVVVGAINSVPLLPKIMELVGLGYTGWFVYRYLLFKQSRKELAEDIEALKKKITGTGE